In bacterium, the following proteins share a genomic window:
- a CDS encoding glycosyltransferase gives MRIERPLISVIIPLYNKVSTIERALSSVFSQETPPMEVIVVDDGSTDDSQELVLALQRRYRDAPPLKLISQQNQGPGAARNVGVREACGTHVAFLDADDEWMPGFLKKIEQQFKRYATSGAKAACVGYIESPAGMDMMHLWRKRGIEQGVFELSSQSSLSVALARIAYLSSWSTVANRDTVLALEGFFDKERALYGEDTFLWLKLLLNHPVIFSLEPYVIYHRESSELTRNLKGPRPVEPFLRYPELIISRTPSDKHELALRVLRARALKTAMVLMLFGKIRQAFNILETVGPINGFEFPRLLGALYRASFPHDFRERIRDLIVRMASFRGGTSEAA, from the coding sequence ATGCGAATAGAACGACCGCTAATTTCTGTCATTATCCCCCTGTATAATAAGGTCTCTACTATTGAACGGGCCCTGAGTTCCGTCTTCTCTCAAGAGACACCTCCCATGGAGGTGATTGTGGTGGATGACGGTTCTACTGATGATTCACAGGAGTTAGTCCTTGCGCTTCAGAGACGATACAGAGATGCCCCCCCACTGAAACTCATATCGCAGCAAAATCAAGGGCCAGGAGCAGCAAGAAACGTAGGAGTTCGTGAAGCTTGTGGAACACATGTTGCGTTTCTGGATGCTGATGACGAGTGGATGCCAGGCTTTCTAAAAAAAATCGAGCAACAATTTAAACGCTATGCCACATCTGGGGCGAAAGCTGCATGCGTCGGCTACATTGAGTCCCCGGCTGGCATGGATATGATGCACTTGTGGAGGAAACGAGGCATAGAGCAGGGAGTATTTGAACTCTCATCTCAATCATCGCTATCAGTAGCTCTAGCCCGTATCGCTTATCTCTCATCTTGGTCGACGGTCGCGAATCGAGATACTGTGCTTGCTTTAGAGGGATTCTTTGATAAAGAACGAGCGCTCTACGGTGAGGATACCTTTCTCTGGTTAAAGCTATTACTGAACCATCCCGTGATTTTTTCTCTAGAACCATACGTGATTTATCACAGAGAAAGTTCTGAATTAACAAGGAATTTGAAAGGACCAAGACCAGTAGAACCCTTCTTGAGGTATCCCGAGCTTATTATAAGTAGGACACCAAGCGACAAGCATGAGCTTGCGCTTCGTGTGCTTAGAGCAAGAGCGCTCAAAACGGCGATGGTGCTGATGCTATTTGGTAAAATTCGACAAGCTTTTAATATTTTAGAGACTGTCGGTCCAATCAATGGCTTTGAGTTCCCAAGGCTTCTCGGTGCCCTTTATCGGGCCAGCTTTCCACATGATTTCAGGGAGAGGATTAGAGATTTAATCGTCAGGATGGCCTCCTTTAGAGGAGGAACGAGTGAAGCTGCTTAG
- a CDS encoding acyltransferase, with product MLRAILEILRYRPLKALAETRSVLLFLKSRIIFNLFSVPGVQFAQKVKAQRISSFVAERPLAKIIVGDETIIYYDTQIEAYGDSEVVIGHNSVIGGANIISRAGIQIGNRTLLSWGIFIQDFDPHPTDKQKRAEQVLRMTSRSRSNLHVEGEHGSIHKKNNAFPKKKISIGSDVWIGANVIILKGVTIGDGSVVAAGSVVTSGTYPENALLAGNPARVCRVFPDHSIESSLSLGARNVNDHLQS from the coding sequence ATGCTTAGAGCCATACTAGAAATACTGCGATATCGTCCTCTGAAAGCTCTGGCCGAGACTCGTAGTGTCCTCTTATTCTTGAAGTCGCGAATTATTTTCAATCTGTTTTCAGTTCCCGGTGTACAATTCGCTCAAAAAGTCAAAGCGCAGCGTATTTCAAGCTTTGTTGCAGAACGACCGTTGGCAAAGATAATTGTGGGTGATGAGACCATAATTTATTACGACACCCAAATTGAGGCATATGGTGATAGTGAAGTCGTAATTGGTCATAATTCAGTCATAGGGGGTGCAAATATTATCTCTCGTGCAGGCATACAGATTGGTAATAGAACACTTCTGAGCTGGGGGATATTTATTCAGGACTTCGACCCTCATCCTACAGACAAGCAGAAGCGAGCAGAGCAAGTCCTGAGGATGACCTCTCGTTCGCGAAGTAATCTGCATGTCGAGGGAGAACATGGCTCAATTCATAAAAAAAACAATGCCTTTCCCAAGAAAAAAATCTCAATTGGAAGCGATGTCTGGATCGGTGCGAATGTTATTATCCTTAAGGGGGTAACAATTGGTGATGGAAGCGTTGTTGCAGCTGGCTCAGTCGTCACCTCTGGTACGTATCCTGAAAATGCTCTACTAGCTGGTAATCCCGCACGAGTATGTCGCGTCTTTCCTGACCATTCCATTGAGTCGAGTCTATCGCTGGGGGCGAGAAATGTGAATGACCATCTTCAGTCATGA
- a CDS encoding glycosyltransferase, translating into MRSTVIVEEAKSSHWPISICSFMSAIASLLIPILLVRILTAEEVGLYKLFFLYVTLAPVFIGVTGLQNALSYFSGNEDAWRSSFHIIGAFILIITGLSLIVFLTSSHFLSTFVHADHHFIRLFGIAIFGNAIGSFLEDALIARAKVWQGALFQGLFDFVRIAAMILAALVVGTLYAVLLVYSVSCLLRGVVGLMIGMKEHYFGLSGGLSQAKKVVKYAVPVSLAWLFGICITHFDQLLLSQLITPREFAVYTLGCLSVPPLLILERSVTRILIPELSQSFHQGDEQRASRLFSDAIETLAFFIIPSALVLMIYSEPIIRILFTEEYMESSHFLSWFAFSYLFLIFPYDSLARARGDSQWILGTLVRCALISIPLCTILTILFQASGALFGLLSSSIVLRLFSFHYLSESTKLPLLAYVPLKELKRYFLIATLLLPFVFLSKHLFASPEEWFLITSPAFLCTFCIFARLRSHPLQRKAIERTRKDDQSPTILTVLQNLDMGGIERMALSLTDGISREGNYRVEVLTFNQDPKRIEEGLLRKFEDRSVAVSLFRKRPGFSFTFVKRLIQQIRGHEHVLLHAHELGGLLYCVFAKVLLGGRIPIIYTQHSLIHLRRKWRYRLYERLFSGFVEHTVAVSDEVAEKYQKVIGRNNLLSVIPNGVSFPARSTPHRMNEVIQAQELPLPIKEQLCEHKGDVWVLYLARFFPEKGQLEALNLWSALPAEVRRKIIFLFIGPVSDNNYYQRFLVKRGECPDSNRLVVGGASREPQELILMSDIFLSCSLYEGMPLAPLEALGAGRPTVLSDIPGHETFRKYAEIIPLQDLTTSAKALTEIIERVSQDNERLHQESWRLTQPLRDAFSANAMVSRYSQLYRTVLEKYSVPMQHELRSSATVTS; encoded by the coding sequence ATGCGCAGCACCGTAATCGTTGAGGAAGCCAAGAGCTCTCACTGGCCCATTTCTATTTGCTCCTTCATGTCAGCGATTGCTAGCCTACTGATTCCCATTTTGCTGGTGCGGATTCTTACCGCTGAGGAAGTTGGTCTCTACAAGCTATTCTTTTTATATGTCACCCTTGCGCCCGTATTTATAGGGGTTACCGGTCTTCAAAACGCATTGAGTTATTTCTCAGGAAACGAGGACGCGTGGCGATCTTCATTTCACATAATCGGTGCATTTATTCTCATAATTACTGGACTTTCATTAATTGTCTTTCTGACTTCTTCACATTTTCTCTCAACATTTGTTCATGCTGATCATCATTTTATTCGCTTATTTGGCATAGCGATATTTGGTAATGCGATCGGTAGCTTTTTAGAGGATGCTTTGATAGCTCGGGCAAAGGTATGGCAAGGAGCGCTATTTCAGGGGCTCTTTGATTTTGTACGTATTGCCGCAATGATATTAGCCGCCCTAGTAGTAGGAACACTATATGCGGTTCTGCTTGTTTATTCGGTTAGCTGCCTTCTGCGGGGAGTAGTAGGGCTCATGATCGGAATGAAGGAGCACTATTTCGGGCTCAGCGGAGGGTTATCTCAAGCGAAAAAAGTTGTAAAGTATGCTGTGCCGGTTTCCCTTGCATGGCTCTTTGGCATCTGTATTACGCATTTCGATCAACTGCTACTCTCGCAATTGATAACACCAAGAGAGTTTGCAGTTTATACCCTTGGCTGCTTAAGCGTTCCTCCACTGCTAATCCTTGAGCGGTCTGTCACTCGAATTCTCATACCAGAATTATCTCAATCATTTCATCAAGGAGATGAGCAAAGAGCATCGCGATTATTCTCAGATGCAATTGAGACCCTCGCTTTCTTTATTATTCCAAGTGCGTTGGTATTGATGATTTATTCTGAGCCAATTATTAGGATACTTTTCACTGAAGAGTATATGGAGTCATCTCACTTTTTATCATGGTTTGCATTCTCATATCTTTTTTTAATTTTCCCCTATGATTCGCTTGCTCGTGCTAGAGGTGATTCTCAGTGGATTCTTGGAACACTTGTGCGCTGTGCTCTCATCTCTATCCCGCTTTGCACAATCTTAACAATCTTATTTCAGGCAAGTGGTGCTCTTTTTGGTCTCCTTTCTTCGAGTATCGTGCTACGTCTTTTTTCATTTCATTACCTGTCTGAGTCTACGAAACTTCCCTTACTGGCCTATGTACCGTTGAAAGAATTGAAGCGTTATTTCCTGATAGCCACCTTGCTTTTGCCCTTTGTGTTCTTATCAAAGCATCTTTTTGCAAGCCCTGAGGAGTGGTTCCTAATAACGTCTCCAGCTTTCCTATGCACTTTTTGTATTTTTGCACGGCTTCGGAGCCATCCACTACAGCGAAAGGCGATTGAGCGAACGAGAAAGGATGATCAATCTCCTACCATTTTGACCGTACTGCAAAATCTTGACATGGGTGGAATAGAGAGGATGGCCCTGAGTTTGACGGATGGAATATCTCGAGAAGGGAACTATCGCGTAGAGGTATTAACATTTAATCAAGATCCAAAACGTATTGAGGAGGGCTTGCTTAGAAAGTTTGAGGATAGAAGTGTGGCGGTAAGTTTGTTTAGAAAGCGGCCAGGCTTCTCATTTACTTTCGTTAAGCGTCTAATTCAGCAAATAAGAGGTCATGAACATGTCCTATTACATGCGCATGAATTGGGTGGACTGTTGTACTGTGTGTTTGCAAAAGTATTACTTGGCGGAAGGATACCTATCATTTATACGCAACACTCCCTGATACATCTGCGTAGAAAATGGAGGTATCGTCTCTATGAGCGTTTATTTTCAGGGTTCGTTGAGCATACGGTGGCAGTATCTGATGAAGTTGCCGAAAAGTACCAAAAAGTGATTGGTCGAAATAATTTACTGAGTGTTATCCCGAACGGCGTCTCGTTTCCTGCTCGGAGCACACCGCACAGAATGAATGAGGTGATACAGGCTCAAGAGTTGCCTTTACCGATAAAGGAGCAGCTTTGCGAGCACAAGGGTGATGTTTGGGTATTATACCTTGCCAGATTTTTTCCAGAGAAAGGGCAGTTGGAAGCTCTAAATCTTTGGAGTGCTTTGCCCGCAGAGGTGCGTAGAAAGATAATCTTTCTATTTATCGGACCGGTCTCTGACAACAACTACTATCAGAGATTTCTCGTAAAAAGAGGAGAATGTCCGGATTCAAACAGATTAGTGGTAGGTGGTGCGTCTCGTGAACCGCAGGAGTTAATCCTTATGTCAGATATCTTTCTCTCTTGCTCTCTTTATGAAGGAATGCCTCTTGCTCCTCTGGAGGCGCTCGGTGCAGGTAGACCCACTGTCTTGAGCGATATTCCAGGGCATGAGACATTCCGCAAGTATGCGGAGATTATTCCTCTTCAGGACCTTACAACCTCAGCCAAAGCACTGACAGAAATTATTGAGCGAGTATCGCAAGATAATGAGCGCCTTCATCAAGAATCATGGCGTTTAACGCAGCCTCTTCGTGATGCGTTTAGTGCCAATGCAATGGTGTCCCGATACAGCCAGCTCTACAGAACAGTTCTGGAAAAATACTCAGTTCCGATGCAACACGAGCTGCGGTCTTCGGCCACCGTAACAAGTTAG